TTGTGGCTGGCGATCAGCAAGGTGATAGCGGGCATCGGCACTGGCCAGCGAAGTGGGAAAACGTCGGAGCAGATCGCGCCAGTGCTGACGCTCCTCCTGGTTGCGGCCCAGCGACTTTGCTGCCAGAGCTTGTTGTTTGAGGGCGACGGCGGCCAATGGGGCTGGCCCCCAGCCTTGTCCGGTCAGCAGGTGCCTGCGCCTTTGCGGAGAATCACTGCTGCGGCTGCCCAGCATCAAGGCCGCTTCTCGTCGCTGCTCAGGGTTCGCGGACCAGCGGTAGTGCCTCCAGAGCTGTGCATCGCTCCACTTCGGAGTGATCGGACTGTGCTGACTGCGCAACATGGCGCGACCCCCCAGGATCGCCAGAACAGTCAGAAGCGTGGTGCCGCCGAGAAGCAGCGGTCCGCGGGTCTCTCGAGCGTTCAAGCCATGGCTGGAAACTGCTGGCATTCTGTGCCCAGCAGGATCGAACTGGATGGTTGCTCAGCGTCGGCAACCCCGGCCTGGCCAGCGCCAACGCTTGCGCCTGGTTGTGGCCTTAGGGCTGGCTTTTGTGGTGTGGGGCCTGCGCTGGCTTTGGCCGTTGCAGTGGCTGCCTGGCTGGGTCGTGCTGCTGGTGGGTTTGTGGGCTCTGCTTGAGCTGGCAGCACTGCTGCTTGTGCCTCAGCGATGGAACTGATTGGCATCGTGCGGCTGAGGCCCTGTCACTGGTTCAGAGATCGGTTGTCTCAAGGCTCTTAAGGTTCAGTCCACAAATGAGACCTCATGGCCTCTTCCGCTGCCCATCCGCTTGGTTCACTCCAATCCCCCGAGGTCAGTTTCGGGACGGATGGTTTGCGGGGGCGCGTCGGTTCGGCGATCACTCCTGCTTTGGCATTGCAGGTGGGTTTCTGGTGTGGACGCGTTTTGCCACCGGATGGTCCTGTCCTGATCGGGATGGATTCCCGCTGCAGCGGTTCGATGGTGGTGTCAGCTCTCACTGCAGGCCTCACGGCGGCAGGTCGCGAGGTCTGGACGCTTGGCCTTTGCCCCACTCCGGCGGTTCCAGGCCTCATCCGTCGCTTGCAGGCAGCGGGTGGACTGATGGTTTCCGCAAGTCACAACCCGCCTGAAGACAACGGCATCAAGGTGTTCGGGCCTGACGGCAGCAAGCTGGGTTCTGCGTTGCAACGCCGCATCGAATCCGGTCTGCGTGGAGAAACTGATGCAGCTGGGTCGATGAGCGCCTGTGGTGCGGCAAGCCACCGTGCTGAATTGCTGGAGCACTATCGCGACAGTCTGCTGAGCAGCGTTCAGCATCAGCGTCTGGATGGCGTGCCGATCGTGCTCGATCTGTGCTGGGGTTCAGCAACCGCCTGCGGTGCAGAGGTCTTCCGCTCACTTGGGGCCGACCTCACCGTTCTGCACGGAGTCGCCGACGGCGAACGCATCAACGTGGGTTGTGGATCCACCCATCTCGGCCCTCTGCGTGAGGCCGTGATCGATCGTGGCGCGGCCATGGGCTTCGCCTTCGATGGTGATGCCGACCGGATGCTTGCGGTCGATGGTCGTGGCCGCGTGGTTGATGGTGACCACGTTCTCTATCTCTGGGGGTCTGTGCTTCAGGACAGCGGTGCTCTGCCTGATCAGCGCCTTGTCGCCACGGTCATGTCCAACCTTGGATTTGAGCGGGCCTGGCAGGCAAGAGGTGGTCAGCTGGAGCGGACTCCTGTGGGAGACCAGCATGTGCACGCGGCCATGGTGAGCAGTGGTGCAGCTCTCGGAGGTGAACAGTCCGGACACATCCTTTCCTCCGCCCATGGACTCGCCGGAGATGGGGTTCTAACGGCGCTTCAGCTCGCCACTCTCTGCCATGGCCAGCAGATGAATCTGGAGGACTGGCTTGACCGCAGCTTCCAGGCGTACCCCCAGAAGCTGGTCAATGTACGGGTGACAGACCTGGCGCGTCGCAAGGGTTGGGCCGAGTGCGGCCCTCTGCGAGAGCTGGTCGACGAAGCAGAACGTTCCATGGCCGACGACGGCAGGGTGCTGGTGCGCGCAAGCGGCACCGAACCTCTGTTGCGGGTGATGGTGGAGGCGGCAGAAGCGGATGTGGTGGAACTCTGGACCGGTCGCTTGGCTGAGGCTGCCGACCGCCATCTCAATGTGGCTTAAGGGCGGAACGTTCCAGCGCGCAGGCCAGCGCACCATCACAGGCATCCCCCGATGCTGACTGCCAGTTGCTCTCCGGCAGCAGCTCGAAGATTGCTTTGTTGACGAGTAAACGGAACTCCGCCAAATGCTCCAGTGCTCCCCCGCGGGCGCCCAGTGATGGCCTCTTCAGATCGAGTGCATGAGCAGTGACCGCGACTGCCTGAGCGAGAGCAGAGGCCGACTGCTGCAGGATTGTCCGAGCGGCTGCATCTCCTTG
Above is a window of Synechococcus sp. BIOS-E4-1 DNA encoding:
- the glmM gene encoding phosphoglucosamine mutase, coding for MASSAAHPLGSLQSPEVSFGTDGLRGRVGSAITPALALQVGFWCGRVLPPDGPVLIGMDSRCSGSMVVSALTAGLTAAGREVWTLGLCPTPAVPGLIRRLQAAGGLMVSASHNPPEDNGIKVFGPDGSKLGSALQRRIESGLRGETDAAGSMSACGAASHRAELLEHYRDSLLSSVQHQRLDGVPIVLDLCWGSATACGAEVFRSLGADLTVLHGVADGERINVGCGSTHLGPLREAVIDRGAAMGFAFDGDADRMLAVDGRGRVVDGDHVLYLWGSVLQDSGALPDQRLVATVMSNLGFERAWQARGGQLERTPVGDQHVHAAMVSSGAALGGEQSGHILSSAHGLAGDGVLTALQLATLCHGQQMNLEDWLDRSFQAYPQKLVNVRVTDLARRKGWAECGPLRELVDEAERSMADDGRVLVRASGTEPLLRVMVEAAEADVVELWTGRLAEAADRHLNVA